One Triticum dicoccoides isolate Atlit2015 ecotype Zavitan chromosome 5B, WEW_v2.0, whole genome shotgun sequence genomic window carries:
- the LOC119306633 gene encoding fructokinase-2-like, with protein sequence MAPLGDTVAPAAAATASSLVVSFGEMLIDFVPDVAGVSLAESGGFVKAPGGAPANVACAISKLGGSSAFVGKFGDDEFGHMLVEILKQNGVNAEGCLFDQHARTALAFVTLKSNGEREFMFYRNPSADMLLTEAELNLDLIRRARIFHYGSISLITEPCRSAHVAAMRAAKSAGILCSYDPNVRLPLWPSAQAARDGIMSIWKEADFIKVSDEEVAFLTQGDAHDEKNVLTLWFDGLKLLVVTDGEKGCRYFTKDFKGSLPGYSVNTVDTTGAGDAFVGSLLLNVAKDDSIFYNEAKLREVLEFSNACGAICTTKKGAIPALPTTATALELISKGTN encoded by the exons ATGGCGCCTCTTGGTGATACTGTTGCTCCGGCGGCTGCCGCGACGGCGTCCAGCCTTGTGGTCTCCTTCGGTGAGATGCTGATCGACTTCGTGCCGGACGTGGCTGGCGTCTCGCTTGCCGAGTCCGGAGGCTTCGTCAAGGCGCCCGGAGGCGCGCCTGCCAACGTCGCATGTGCCATCTCGAAGCTCGGCGGCTCCTCCGCCTTCGTCGGCAAG TTTGGCGATGACGAGTTCGGCCACATGCTGGTGGAGATCCTCAAGCAAAACGGCGTGAACGCTGAGGGTTGCCTCTTCGACCAGCACGCGCGCACCGCCCTAGCCTTCGTCACCCTCAAGTCAAACGGAGAGCGTGAGTTCATGTTTTACCGCAACCCGTCGGCCGACATGCTCCTCACCGAAGCCGAGCTCAACCTGGACCTCATCCGCCGCGCGCGCATCTTCCACTACGGCTCCATCTCGCTCATCACCGAGCCCTGCCGCTCCGCCCACGTCGCCGCCATGCGTGCCGCCAAGTCTGCCGGCATCCTCTGCTCCTACGACCCCAACGTGCGCCTCCCGCTCTGGCCCTCTGCCCAGGCCGCACGCGACGGCATCATGAGCATCTGGAAGGAGGCCGACTTCATCAAGGTGAGTGACGAGGAGGTGGCCTTCCTCACCCAGGGCGACGCCCATGACGAGAAGAACGTCCTCACGCTCTGGTTCGACGGCCTCAAGCTGCTCGTCGTCACCGACGGGGAGAAGGGATGCAGGTACTTCACCAAGGACTTCAAGGGCTCCCTGCCAGGGTACTCCGTTAACACCGTCGACACCACCGGCGCCGGCGATGCCTTCGTTGGATCCCTCCTCCTCAACGTCGCCAAGGACGACTCCATCTTCTAC AACGAGGCCAAGCTGAGGGAGGTGCTCGAGTTTTCCAACGCTTGCGGGGCCATCTGCACCACCAAGAAGGGAGCCATCCCGGCACTGCCCACCACCGCCACTGCCCTCGAGCTCATCAGCAAGGGCACTAACTAG